Proteins from one Mesoplodon densirostris isolate mMesDen1 chromosome 1, mMesDen1 primary haplotype, whole genome shotgun sequence genomic window:
- the CCKAR gene encoding cholecystokinin receptor type A: MDVDSLFLNGSNMTPPCELGIENETVFCLDQPRASKEWQPAVQILLYSLIFLLSVLGNTLVITVLIRNKRMRTVTNIFLLSLAVSDLMLCLFCMPFNLIPNLLKDFIFGSAVCKTTTYFMGTSVSVSTFNLVAISLERYGAICKPLQSRIWQTKSHALKVIAATWCLSFTIMTPYPIYSNLVPFTKNNNQTANMCRFLLPNDVMQQSWHTFLLLILFLIPGIVMMVAYGLISLELYQGIKFDASQKKSARERKPSPGSSGRYEASDGCYLQRSKHPGKLELQQLSSSGGGGLSRIRSSSPAANLMAKKRVIRMLMVIVVLFFLCWMPIFSANAWRAFDTASAERRLSGTPISFILLLSYTSSCVNPIIYCFMNQRFRLGFMATFPCCPNPGPPGARGEVGEEVERRTTRASLSRRSYSHASASAPPP, from the exons ATGGATGTGGACAGCCTTTTCTTGAATGGAAGCAACATGACGCCTCCCTGCGAACTGGGGATCGAAAACGAGACGGTGTTCTGCTTGGATCAGCCCCGTGCTTCCAAAG AGTGGCAGCCAGCCGTGCAGATTCTCTTGTACTCCTTGATATTCCTGCTCAGTGTGCTGGGAAACACGCTGGTCATTACGGTGCTGATTCGGAACAAGAGGATGAGAACGGTCACCAACATCTTCCTGCTCTCCCTGGCTGTCAGTGACCTCATGCTCTGCCTCTTCTGCATGCCGTTCAACCTCATCCCCAACCTGCTCAAGGATTTCATCTTTGGGAGCGCTGTCTGCAAGACCACCACCTACTTCATGG GCACCTCTGTGAGTGTCTCCACCTTTAATCTGGTAGCCATATCGCTGGAGAGATATGGTGCAATTTGCAAACCCTTACAGTCCCGCATCTGGCAGACAAAATCCCACGCTTTGAAGGTGATTGCCGCTACCTGGTGCCTCTCCTTTACCATCATGACTCCGTACCCGATTTATAGCAACTTGGTGCCTTTTACCAAAAATAACAATCAGACCGCGAACATGTGCCGCTTTCTACTGCCAAATGATGTCATGCAGCAGTCCTG gcaCACCTTCCTGTTACTCATCCTCTTTCTTATTCCTGGAATTGTGATGATGGTGGCATATGGATTAATCTCTCTGGAACTTTACCAGGGAATAAAATTTGATGCTAGCCAGAAGAAGTCTGCTAGAG AAAGGAAGCCGAGCCCCGGCAGCAGCGGCAGATACGAGGCCAGCGATGGGTGTTACCTGCAGAGGTCCAAGCACCCAGGGaagctggagctgcagcagctgtCCAGCAGTGGCGGCGGCGGACTCAGCCGCATCAGAAGCAGCAGCCCCGCGGCCAACCTGATGGCCAAGAAGCGGGTGATCCGCATGCTCATGGTCATCGTggttctcttcttcctctgctggATGCCCATCTTCAGCGCCAACGCCTGGCGGGCCTTTGACACCGCCTCTGCCGAGCGCCGCCTCTCCGGGACCCCCATCTCCTTCATCCTCCTGCTTTCCTACACCTCCTCCTGTGTCAACCCCATCATCTACTGCTTCATGAACCAGCGGTTCCGCCTCGGCTTCATGGCCACGTTCCCCTGCTGCCCCAACCCTGGTCCCCCAGGAGcgagaggggaggtgggggaggaggtggagagaaggaCCACCCGGGCCTCTCTGTCCAGGCGCTCGTACAGCCACGCGAGCGCCTCTGCCCCGCCCCCGTGA